In the genome of Pongo pygmaeus isolate AG05252 chromosome 9, NHGRI_mPonPyg2-v2.0_pri, whole genome shotgun sequence, one region contains:
- the LOC129008055 gene encoding phosphoglycerate mutase 1-like, giving the protein MEPDHPFYSNISKDRRHADLTEDQLPSCESLKDTIARTLPFWNEEIVPQIKEGKCVLIAAHGNSLQGIVKHLEGLSEEAIMELNLPTGIPIVYELDKNLKPIKPMQFLGDEEMVRKAMEAVAAQGKAKK; this is encoded by the coding sequence ATGGAGCCCGACCATCCTTTCTACAGCAACATCAGTAAGGATCGCAGGCATGCAGACCTCACAGAAGATCAGCTACCCTCCTGTGAGAGTCTGAAGGACACTATTGCCAGAACTCTGCCTTTCTGGAATGAAGAAATAGTTCCCCAGATCAAGGAGGGGAAATGTGTACTGATTGCAGCCCATGGCAACAGCCTCCAGGGCATTGTCAAGCATCTGGAGGGTCTCTCTGAAGAGGCTATCATGGAGCTGAACCTGCCGACTGGTATTCCCATTGTCTATGAATTGGACAAGAACTTGAAGCCTATCAAGCCCATGCAGTTTCTGGGGGATGAAGAGATGGTGCGCAAAGCCATGGAAGCTGTGGCTGCCCAGGGCAAGGCCAAGAAGTGA
- the SPDYC gene encoding speedy protein C isoform X2, with product MSDSQDPTTSPVVTTQVELGGCSRQGGGNGFLRFRQHQEVQAFLSLLEDSFVQEFLSKDPCFQISDKYLLAMVLVYFQRAHLKLSEYTHSSLFLALYLANDMEEDLEGPKCEIFPWALGKDWCLRVGKFLHQRDELWARMGFRAVVSRQCCEEVMAKEPFHWAWTRDRRPHHGGVQRVCPQGPVCLPRGPGLSPPHCSPCGLPQHCSSHLLKPVSSKCPSLTSECHCPPSQNYLSRIKNAWGGDFLIVLPPQMQLEPGTYSLRIFPKPPARPGH from the exons ATGAGTGACTCCCAAGACCCCACCACTTCCCCTGTAGTTACCACCCAGGTAGAGCTGGGGGGCTGCAGCCGGCAAGGTGGGGGCAATGGGTTCCTCCGTTTTCGCCAGCACCAGGAGGTCCAggccttcctcagccttctgg AGGACAGTTTTGTCCAGGAATTCCTCTCCAAAGACCCCTGCTTCCAGATTTCAGATAAG TATCTCCTGGCCATGGTGCTGGTCTACTTCCAGCGCGCCCACCTGAAGCTCAGCGAGTACACCCACAGCAGCCTGTTCTTGGCCTT GTACCTTGCAAACGACATGGAGGAGGACCTGGAGGGACCCAAATGTGAGATTTTTCCATGGGCCCTGGGAAAAGATTGGTGTTTACGAGTGGGGAAATTCCTGCACCAGAGGGATGAGCTTTGGGCACGGATGGGTTTCCGGGCTGTTGTGAGCCGCCAGTGCTGTGAGGAG GTCATGGCAAAGGAGCCATTCCACTGGGCTTGGACTCGGGACCGGCGCCCCCACCATGGTGGGGTTCAGAGGGTCTGTCCACAGGGCCCTGTTTGCCTTCCCCGGGGCCCTGGCCTCTCGCCACCCCACTGTTCCCCCTGTGGCTTGCCCCAGCACTGCAGCAGCCACCTGCTTAAGCCTGTGTCATCCAAGTGCCCTTCTCTGACCTCGGAGTGTCATTGCCCTCCCTCCCAAAATTATCTCTCAAGGATCAAAAACGCCTGGGGTGGGGACTTTCTCATCGTCTTGCCTCCCCAGATGCAACTGGAACCAGGCACCTACTCCCTCCGCA TCTTCCCAAAGCCTCCGGCACGCCCTGGGCACTGA
- the SPDYC gene encoding speedy protein C isoform X1 → MFWAIPELRSPCPISISYEMSDSQDPTTSPVVTTQVELGGCSRQGGGNGFLRFRQHQEVQAFLSLLEDSFVQEFLSKDPCFQISDKYLLAMVLVYFQRAHLKLSEYTHSSLFLALYLANDMEEDLEGPKCEIFPWALGKDWCLRVGKFLHQRDELWARMGFRAVVSRQCCEEVMAKEPFHWAWTRDRRPHHGGVQRVCPQGPVCLPRGPGLSPPHCSPCGLPQHCSSHLLKPVSSKCPSLTSECHCPPSQNYLSRIKNAWGGDFLIVLPPQMQLEPGTYSLRIFPKPPARPGH, encoded by the exons ATGTTCTGGGccattcctgagctcag GTCACCCTGCCCGATCTCCATCTCCTATGAGATGAGTGACTCCCAAGACCCCACCACTTCCCCTGTAGTTACCACCCAGGTAGAGCTGGGGGGCTGCAGCCGGCAAGGTGGGGGCAATGGGTTCCTCCGTTTTCGCCAGCACCAGGAGGTCCAggccttcctcagccttctgg AGGACAGTTTTGTCCAGGAATTCCTCTCCAAAGACCCCTGCTTCCAGATTTCAGATAAG TATCTCCTGGCCATGGTGCTGGTCTACTTCCAGCGCGCCCACCTGAAGCTCAGCGAGTACACCCACAGCAGCCTGTTCTTGGCCTT GTACCTTGCAAACGACATGGAGGAGGACCTGGAGGGACCCAAATGTGAGATTTTTCCATGGGCCCTGGGAAAAGATTGGTGTTTACGAGTGGGGAAATTCCTGCACCAGAGGGATGAGCTTTGGGCACGGATGGGTTTCCGGGCTGTTGTGAGCCGCCAGTGCTGTGAGGAG GTCATGGCAAAGGAGCCATTCCACTGGGCTTGGACTCGGGACCGGCGCCCCCACCATGGTGGGGTTCAGAGGGTCTGTCCACAGGGCCCTGTTTGCCTTCCCCGGGGCCCTGGCCTCTCGCCACCCCACTGTTCCCCCTGTGGCTTGCCCCAGCACTGCAGCAGCCACCTGCTTAAGCCTGTGTCATCCAAGTGCCCTTCTCTGACCTCGGAGTGTCATTGCCCTCCCTCCCAAAATTATCTCTCAAGGATCAAAAACGCCTGGGGTGGGGACTTTCTCATCGTCTTGCCTCCCCAGATGCAACTGGAACCAGGCACCTACTCCCTCCGCA TCTTCCCAAAGCCTCCGGCACGCCCTGGGCACTGA